ACGCCGTAGCGGACGCATTCCCTGTCGGAAATGTCCTCGGCTTCGGCTCGGCCCGTCTTTTCTTCCCAGAGGGCCACGTTGCTTTTCCATGGATTCAACCCGAGGACCGAGGCCGCATCACTGCCGCCGATTCCCTTTTTCCGGGCTTCCAGCCATTCCGCGCGAGAGGGCATTTCTATTCCCCTTTATTCGTAGCGCGGAAGCTGAGTATTTCGAGGATTCCAATAAGACCTTTTTGTTCAAGGATTTCTGTTGGAATTCCAGCTAATGCGTTGACGCAAGCAACAATGCGTCGTGCGTTTTCTTTGGTGATGCTTTCAGCAACAAGATTTCCTCCATAATATTGGCGCATGTCTTCATCGCATCGAAGCCCTTTGGTGGAATCCGTGACGATTTCTCCATGTGTGCCTACTCGCCAAGGGGTAGGGGTAAAACTGGAAACCGAACTTTCAGGAAGAGCTGGTATAATTTGAGGATGAGCCATGATTACCTCACCATTGTCAGGGCAAAGGCCGCGACAAGGCCGATGCTGGCCGCTATGATCATCAGCCACGAGGCCACGTCTCGGGTCTGACGTTTCGTCAGGCAGTCGAGGCAGTAGTCGCGTTCCACCATGCCGTTGCCCACGCAGTTTGTTTCCTCCACGTACACTTGCCCTTCGGGGATGACCTGCGAACATCGGGCGCAAATGGCCTTGCCGTCCGAGGTCCGCCGCCTGCGGTCGATGGTCTGCATTGTTGTGGTCGTCATGCGAATTCTCCGGTTCTACGGTTTGCAAATTTCTGCCGGGATTTGGGCCTCCCGGCCCGGGCCGTTCAAAGGAGGTGTGTTCGCCTGTTTTTCCCGATGCCCTTGGCTACTTCACGGGGATGCGATCCGCTCCGCTTCGCCTTGGTGGACACAGGCCGTCCATGTCGGTTGACTCTCCGTATTCGTCCAAGATTTTTTCTAGGCCGCGTTCTGACGAGGGTAGGGGCGGCGCACGAAACGGCGCATGACCTGATGCTCTCTCGTCATGTCTTCCGCCAGCTCCGTATCAACCTCGCGGTCGTATTCGTCATTGCCTTCGAAAAAGGGACAGTCCTTGCACTCGTTGTCGGCCCTGACCTGCACGGAGAACGACATTCCTCGGTACTTCCAAGCCAGTTCATCTGCCATGGGGTCACACTTGCCGACACTGTCCTCCATGGGGATTTCCTCGAAATTCTCGCAGTAGCCGCACGTCTTGACGGGCATGGTTCCCTCCTTTGCCTGTACGTTTCGCGCTTCCGGTCCTTTTCAATTCAGTCAGCCCTGTTTTCCCCGGTTCCCGGATTGCCAGCCGCAGCCAGCAGGGCGGTTGCACAGGTTTCCGGGCGGTTGCCGCGTGGGTCCCGTGCTGACCTCGTGAATATAAGATACCTAGTGGTAGAAAACTGGTCAACATAAAAATACCAATAGGTATTAAATTGGGTAAAAAAAAGCCCGCTGGATTGGCGGGCCAAAAACTTTTTTCTAAGGGGCTATTGAAATTCTGGAAGGCGCTTCATCCCAAGTTGTTCCTTCTAAGAGTCTGCCTGCCTTTTTTTTATTTTTTCCACCCCACTGTTTAAAAAAGAAGGGAACCTTTTCTTCAATGCATTTATTTTTGATAGTTAAAACCCATTCTTCCTGCATTGGACGAGCCTTTGGGCCAGACTCACCACCAACAATTACCCAATCTATCTTATCCAGATCTAGGTCGGGAAGAGGGCCTAACAGAGGTTCAAGAGAAAGAAATTTGACAGCGGATGGAACAGTAGCAAGGTTTTTGGCTCGATAACAGTAGTCGTTGTTTTCAATGCTGACGCCCATCCAAAGGTTTTTTGGCCATTCAAGTTGCTTCGCTACTTCACGAAGACGTTTAGAACGTTTTGTCAGGACTTGATAGGTGTGTTGAGGCGTGGATTGGATGACAAAAAATACTTTTTGGATGAAACTAATGGGTACGTCCTTGTGGAAAAGATCGCTCATGGAGTTTACGAAAACCAAACGAGGCTGTTTCCATGTCGTTGGTATTCCGAGAGTTTGTGGATGTAGAGTAAGCTTGAAACCGTTTTGATAATTAGGCGAGTGCATGCTTTGCAGACGTTTCGCCATGGTCTCTGCGTAGCAATGCTCGCAACCCGGGCTAATTTTGGTACACCCTGTCAGCGGATTCCATGTAGCTTCAGTCCATTCGATTTTTGATTTAGCCATAGCTGAATTTTAACGAGATCGAACCAAGTTCGCAACCTTATGTTTTTTGTAAATGGTTTCGTAAGAAAGGGAAGGCCTTTTTAATAACACTCTCTCTTTGACCAAAGAAGAAAGGACTTCTTTTGATTTTTTTGCTGAAATTCCAGCCCGAAGAGCATGGAGAAAAACATCTTTATTGGTTTTTAAGGTGCCATTTTGAATTAGCCTTTTTAATTCGTCATGGTAGAGGGTCAGCTTGGTTGGAGGGAGAAGGGAAGGTTGGGTGCACAAAGCTTGTGGGTTATCTACAGAGTAATTCGCTTCACCTGCAAATTGGTCAATATCCCAGCAAGTTCGAAGGAATTTATCCGCACCGCGTGGGTGACCGGTACCCAAAAATTAAACCGTAAATATTTGTTCCCTTCTTGATCGAGAAGGGGAGAATAAAATATTCCGGGTTATTGGCAAGCTGTCTGTATGCTTCGGTCAACTCTCGGTGGCAATCCTTCAATGCTCCAAAATTGGCTTGAGGAATGGATTTGAAACATTCTTCCTTAAGAAATCTTCGAGCTGTAGAGGAGCTCATGAATGCAAGCCAGTCTGTTCGAGGAGAATTTACCAAATCAAAAAAAATATCGCATGAGAGTTCCTTCACACCGAATTGATCTATGAAGAAAAAAGCCGCGATGCTAGGGTCTTTTCTGGAATGTCGCGATTTTTCGAAAAGGTCGCGAAAGTTCATGTGGGTAATGCGAACGTCTATG
Above is a window of Pseudodesulfovibrio tunisiensis DNA encoding:
- the tcmP gene encoding three-Cys-motif partner protein TcmP; amino-acid sequence: MHNSHFFQDSFDEGTHTKLTLLEKYVRAWIPTFIHTNRIKEIQMFDPFCGPGTTEKGDKGSPLIVLREAVRYARKYSSSARPPIRLFFSDSKLKELEQLQTNPEIENAKKYIDVRITHMNFRDLFEKSRHSRKDPSIAAFFFIDQFGVKELSCDIFFDLVNSPRTDWLAFMSSSTARRFLKEECFKSIPQANFGALKDCHRELTEAYRQLANNPEYFILPFSIKKGTNIYGLIFGYRSPTRCG
- a CDS encoding DUF5131 family protein, which translates into the protein MAKSKIEWTEATWNPLTGCTKISPGCEHCYAETMAKRLQSMHSPNYQNGFKLTLHPQTLGIPTTWKQPRLVFVNSMSDLFHKDVPISFIQKVFFVIQSTPQHTYQVLTKRSKRLREVAKQLEWPKNLWMGVSIENNDYCYRAKNLATVPSAVKFLSLEPLLGPLPDLDLDKIDWVIVGGESGPKARPMQEEWVLTIKNKCIEEKVPFFFKQWGGKNKKKAGRLLEGTTWDEAPSRISIAP